Proteins co-encoded in one Pseudophryne corroboree isolate aPseCor3 chromosome 1, aPseCor3.hap2, whole genome shotgun sequence genomic window:
- the LOC135050266 gene encoding lecithin retinol acyltransferase-like produces MKNPVLAVLSFLWDKFLIFIKLKSNGAPVTAKNDNMYYDTTLFKRGDLLEVPRTLFIHFGIYLGDNRVAHLIPDILPVLSCNKTCIQKMVTNKRLIAGVLAKVASVRMDNVQDFAYGGNIIINHMDRNVPNKALSGEEVAQRAEKLIGTTSYSLLWDNCEHFVTNCRYGTPISIQTDKVNA; encoded by the exons ATGAAAAATCCAGTCTTGGCTGTATTGTCATTTCTTTGGGACAAATTTCTAATCTTTATCAAACTGAAATCAAATGGTGCTCCTGTAACTGCCAAAAATGACAACATGTATTATGACACAACTCTCTTTAAAAGAGGTGATCTCTTGGAAGTTCCGAGGACTCTCTTTATTCATTTTGGTATCTACCTTGGAGACAATCGGGTTGCACATTTGATACCAGATATTCTTCCAGTTTTGTCTTGTAACAAAACTTGTATTCAGAAAATGGTGACGAACAAAAGGCTCATAGCTGGGGTGCTGGCTAAGGTAGCTAGTGTAAGGATGGACAATGTGCAGGATTTTGCTTATGGCGGGAACATAATAATCAACCACATGGACCGAAATGTCCCAAATAAAGCGCTTTCTGGTGAAGAAGTGGCTCAAAGGGCAGAGAAACTTATTGGAACTACATCTTACAGCCTGCTGTGGGACAACTGTGAGCACTTTGTCACCAACTGCAGATACGGTACACCTATCAGCATCCAAACAGACAAG GTAAATGCCTAA